In uncultured Methanobrevibacter sp., one genomic interval encodes:
- a CDS encoding cobaltochelatase subunit CobN yields MFNYNNLKGGENTVKLNNLVIFALIISVLLLFSAGTVFAGNNETISDVVSVPTEHEEITHSSAEINEIQAANSEGQKIEATNNVINVVNVKDAYNKTSNTWDEDGFNLAGATIKVFDSSNKLISTHKTDANGNAVIKNLGSSKYYLEISYSTYEPIKLDPIDFSKKSGTVDIKGLMFVPDILLLVDYNSHNEKVDILMNMSRRVAYISTTDFDKSRAWLVEYANYMHIDMFSESAYSVLTGQYLKELLAKSPANAKYNVAYTFSVFSKQILNNTGIHIVGASPANNTFDTIENTYIGSYFQARDIEQSDILLSNMKNYLDYVYYIIDPSKYDDPTLDENNAPLMSPECGFYHPDLGMYTLVPEGKLINQWIRENPGYTHSSDGSLNWMTENYVVWLTNVLDPTKLFKQFESDYIAKFHPTKSFIAIASYYGGEEVSDALIRGYEANGRPAFNVFKTGTQPPMSSILNKINNISTVGISAVNSLCSWSLDYANGTAEPDLTDIDLHVLKGIVEISEYSYNSELGPQVEWTYMVTYPSFEGVFGQVALSWVDSLGKSHVIQDGVDKMVQLNCKWADLHDLNNSDKKVAIMLYNYPPGKAEIGASYLDVFSSAYELIIQLALQGYDVGGNFLYSNYYNNTFEVLLNTSTGYKINGSYVNLISLYNLTQIIFDMNNKGSWASGLLEKYVEENWDMLMKHHQLISLEDFEHLTSDIRDDLYNKLIGYWGDNLGPAMVYKNKYIVIPGVWFGNVFITFQPSRGWEEVQDYHSLVIPPHQQYVSFYKWMEKTAKINAIVSMGTHGTLEWLPGINLGAFPGDWTFELSLIPTVYPYIVSNPGEAMVARDRSSALLITHMTPAMVSSELYGNYTTLKNYINYYKEQLSLNVTSNAESYKKLILELAPELGFRNFSKDNETFQDWIDDLHHYLDSMEDDFNTFGLHTLGKVLTGYELTEEVITIVTSQTKIYNQLVEFLYPNLKELDFYKDMQKNFKYSKQVDTVKNFLNTYVSRLVNGTSAEDLNREYGIRKGTALYNSTSYCEDIIANIQRNNEWNAILLALGGRYVKSGLFADPSYGDSIPTGYDGYASDPTRMPSYAAYESAVTIVNMLLANYYEQHGKWPELTSLILWGTEISRTEGIGVAEFMYLLGCKPVWADNGKVLGVEQLPLDELKVTLSNGTVLNRPRIDVFASMVTNNKDWITWMLTSVSLALNATGEDETNNYVKKHYAENPMLDRLFGLPGNVLEGTGMSNLIPNTADWDIASVNEYAMDIYLSKVSYSWTLDAKGNVVVNNQKENYKYLLDKVDVITQNFDSSWRLFDSDDYYDWFGGLYNAASVLKEQSGKERPDTSFFDIRNKNNYISRTYQEEIDFEVRSILLNPQYINALVNSPAGMNAYASRFQNFYASTVIGGGKLNRELGNQLAKTMHNINSGVTNSQLAAGAQSSTAWLIYMAQQGIWQADAKTVKDLVDDYMDSVNKYGVACCHHTCKNLAWNSEIIQLSSLTPAEKQKFAEILAQATNTDPLYKMDQDFDKQGSKGNNNGAASEGEEGNKNANVLSNSTSQQSQSDGSNAGGQTAFGNEPSASGDAKSSADSQSSQDASSGGESAGGAKAYELSDKSASKSASSTESSMPIFVIIAVIALIAIFLVGYVRKNDEDEY; encoded by the coding sequence TAAGTGTTCCTACAGAACATGAAGAAATAACGCACAGCAGTGCTGAAATTAATGAAATCCAAGCTGCTAACTCAGAGGGTCAAAAGATTGAAGCAACAAATAATGTAATTAATGTTGTCAATGTTAAGGATGCCTATAATAAAACTAGCAATACTTGGGATGAAGACGGTTTTAATTTAGCGGGAGCTACAATTAAAGTTTTTGATTCTTCAAATAAATTAATTTCAACACATAAAACAGATGCCAATGGTAATGCAGTAATAAAAAATCTGGGATCATCAAAATACTATTTGGAGATTTCTTATTCAACATATGAGCCAATTAAATTGGATCCAATTGATTTTTCTAAAAAATCAGGAACTGTTGATATTAAGGGTTTGATGTTTGTTCCGGATATTCTGCTTTTGGTGGATTATAACTCCCACAATGAAAAGGTTGACATATTGATGAACATGTCCCGAAGGGTTGCCTATATCAGTACAACTGATTTCGACAAGTCCAGGGCATGGCTGGTTGAATATGCCAATTATATGCACATTGACATGTTTTCAGAATCGGCATACAGCGTTTTGACAGGACAATATTTAAAGGAACTCCTTGCAAAATCTCCTGCTAATGCAAAATACAACGTTGCATATACTTTCAGTGTCTTTTCAAAACAGATATTAAATAACACTGGAATTCATATTGTAGGAGCTTCTCCTGCCAATAATACTTTCGATACTATAGAAAACACTTACATAGGTTCATATTTCCAAGCCCGTGATATTGAACAGTCAGATATTCTTCTAAGCAATATGAAAAATTATTTGGATTATGTTTATTACATAATTGATCCCTCAAAATATGATGATCCAACACTCGATGAGAATAATGCTCCGTTAATGTCTCCTGAATGCGGATTTTACCATCCGGATTTAGGTATGTACACCCTGGTTCCTGAAGGAAAGCTTATTAATCAGTGGATTCGTGAAAATCCTGGTTATACTCACAGCAGTGACGGTAGTTTAAACTGGATGACTGAAAATTATGTGGTATGGTTGACAAATGTTTTAGACCCTACAAAATTATTCAAACAATTTGAAAGCGATTACATTGCTAAATTCCATCCTACCAAATCATTCATAGCTATTGCTTCCTATTATGGTGGTGAAGAGGTTTCTGATGCATTAATTAGAGGTTATGAAGCTAACGGCAGACCAGCATTTAACGTATTTAAAACTGGTACTCAACCTCCTATGTCTTCAATATTAAATAAAATCAATAATATTTCAACTGTGGGCATTTCTGCTGTAAATTCATTATGCAGCTGGTCTTTGGACTATGCCAATGGTACTGCAGAACCTGATTTGACTGACATTGACCTTCATGTACTGAAAGGAATTGTTGAAATATCAGAATACAGTTACAACAGTGAATTGGGACCTCAAGTTGAATGGACATATATGGTTACTTATCCAAGTTTTGAAGGAGTATTCGGTCAGGTTGCATTATCCTGGGTGGACAGTCTAGGTAAGTCCCATGTAATTCAGGACGGTGTAGACAAGATGGTCCAATTGAACTGTAAATGGGCTGATTTGCATGACCTGAACAATTCCGATAAAAAGGTAGCTATAATGCTTTATAATTATCCGCCGGGTAAGGCAGAGATTGGTGCATCATATCTGGATGTATTTTCAAGTGCATATGAACTGATTATCCAGCTGGCTCTTCAGGGATATGATGTTGGCGGTAACTTCCTTTATTCAAATTATTACAACAACACCTTTGAAGTCCTTCTCAACACTTCCACAGGTTACAAAATAAACGGAAGCTATGTTAATCTGATTTCATTATACAATTTAACCCAAATCATATTTGACATGAACAATAAGGGTTCATGGGCAAGCGGTTTGCTTGAAAAGTATGTTGAAGAGAACTGGGATATGCTTATGAAGCATCATCAGTTAATTTCACTTGAAGACTTTGAGCATCTGACTTCAGATATCAGGGATGACCTGTACAATAAACTGATTGGGTATTGGGGAGACAATTTAGGTCCTGCAATGGTTTATAAAAATAAATATATTGTAATTCCTGGAGTATGGTTCGGTAATGTCTTCATTACTTTCCAGCCAAGTAGAGGTTGGGAGGAAGTTCAGGATTACCACAGCCTTGTTATCCCGCCGCATCAGCAGTATGTTTCATTCTACAAATGGATGGAAAAAACAGCTAAAATCAATGCTATTGTAAGTATGGGAACTCACGGAACTCTTGAATGGCTGCCTGGTATTAACCTTGGTGCATTTCCTGGAGACTGGACATTCGAATTGTCACTGATTCCTACAGTATATCCGTATATTGTATCCAACCCTGGTGAGGCAATGGTTGCAAGGGATAGAAGTTCCGCATTGCTGATTACTCACATGACTCCTGCAATGGTTTCATCCGAGTTATATGGTAATTATACTACATTAAAAAATTACATCAATTACTATAAGGAACAGCTAAGTCTTAACGTGACTTCCAATGCAGAATCATATAAAAAACTGATTCTTGAATTGGCACCTGAACTGGGTTTCAGAAATTTCTCAAAAGACAATGAAACATTCCAGGACTGGATTGACGATTTGCACCATTATCTTGATTCAATGGAAGATGACTTCAATACATTCGGTCTTCATACTCTCGGAAAAGTACTGACAGGTTATGAATTAACTGAAGAGGTTATTACAATTGTAACTTCCCAGACCAAGATTTATAATCAGTTGGTTGAATTCCTTTATCCTAATTTGAAGGAACTGGATTTCTATAAGGATATGCAGAAGAATTTCAAGTATTCCAAACAGGTCGATACAGTCAAGAACTTCCTGAATACTTATGTTTCCCGCCTTGTCAACGGCACTTCCGCAGAGGATTTGAACAGGGAGTACGGTATCAGGAAAGGCACAGCATTATATAATTCAACTTCCTACTGTGAAGACATCATTGCCAATATTCAAAGGAATAATGAATGGAATGCAATTTTACTTGCATTAGGCGGTCGTTATGTAAAATCAGGATTATTTGCAGACCCTTCCTATGGTGATTCAATACCTACAGGATATGACGGTTATGCTTCCGACCCTACAAGAATGCCTTCTTATGCTGCATACGAATCTGCTGTAACAATAGTCAACATGCTTTTGGCAAACTATTATGAACAGCACGGCAAATGGCCGGAACTTACTTCATTAATCTTATGGGGTACTGAAATTTCAAGAACTGAAGGAATCGGTGTTGCCGAGTTCATGTATCTTTTAGGATGTAAACCTGTATGGGCAGATAACGGAAAGGTTTTAGGCGTGGAACAATTGCCTTTGGATGAACTGAAAGTAACTCTAAGTAACGGCACAGTTTTAAACAGACCTAGAATTGACGTATTTGCAAGTATGGTTACAAACAATAAGGATTGGATTACATGGATGTTGACTTCAGTCAGTCTGGCTCTGAATGCTACAGGAGAGGATGAAACAAATAATTATGTTAAAAAACATTATGCTGAAAATCCGATGTTGGATAGGTTATTTGGTCTTCCGGGTAATGTATTAGAGGGAACCGGTATGTCAAATCTTATTCCAAACACTGCAGACTGGGATATTGCTTCAGTTAACGAGTATGCAATGGACATTTATTTAAGCAAAGTGTCCTATTCATGGACTCTTGATGCAAAAGGAAATGTTGTAGTCAACAATCAAAAGGAAAACTACAAATACTTGCTTGATAAGGTTGATGTAATTACTCAAAACTTTGACAGTTCCTGGAGATTGTTTGATTCAGACGATTACTATGATTGGTTCGGCGGTTTGTATAATGCTGCAAGCGTATTAAAAGAACAATCAGGTAAGGAAAGACCTGACACATCATTTTTTGATATCAGGAACAAAAACAACTATATTTCAAGGACTTATCAGGAAGAAATTGACTTTGAAGTTAGAAGTATCCTGTTAAATCCGCAGTATATTAATGCATTGGTAAACTCTCCTGCAGGAATGAACGCATATGCGTCCAGATTCCAGAACTTCTATGCAAGTACTGTAATAGGTGGTGGAAAATTAAATAGAGAGCTTGGTAACCAGCTGGCTAAAACTATGCATAATATTAACTCCGGAGTTACCAATTCTCAGTTAGCTGCCGGTGCTCAGTCTTCAACTGCATGGCTGATTTATATGGCTCAGCAGGGAATCTGGCAGGCTGATGCAAAAACCGTAAAAGATCTGGTTGATGATTATATGGATTCTGTTAATAAGTATGGTGTTGCATGTTGTCACCACACATGTAAGAATCTTGCATGGAATTCAGAAATCATCCAGTTAAGTTCCTTAACTCCTGCTGAAAAGCAAAAATTCGCAGAAATTCTTGCTCAGGCAACAAATACTGACCCATTATATAAAATGGACCAGGACTTTGATAAACAGGGAAGTAAAGGAAATAATAATGGTGCAGCTTCCGAAGGTGAAGAGGGCAATAAAAATGCAAATGTATTGTCAAACAGTACTTCACAGCAATCACAATCTGACGGTTCAAATGCCGGAGGTCAAACTGCATTTGGTAATGAACCATCTGCTTCAGGTGATGCAAAATCAAGTGCAGATTCACAAAGTTCACAGGACGCATCTTCTGGAGGAGAAAGTGCAGGCGGTGCTAAAGCATATGAACTTTCAGACAAATCAGCTTCCAAATCTGCAAGTTCAACTGAATCCAGCATGCCGATATTTGTAATTATTGCAGTTATTGCATTAATCGCTATATTCCTTGTTGGATATGTAAGAAAAAATGATGAAGATGAATATTAA